A single Chryseobacterium sp. DNA region contains:
- a CDS encoding RagB/SusD family nutrient uptake outer membrane protein, whose translation MKNLKYLSFAFIAAWSLTSCESELATAPTDQANDLEVFKTAESAETVINGTWARFNDDGTTYANIGYSTVLRASDAMGSDVAVLTNKYGFSSTYAFTEMVNNTASRPLFIWSMLYSTINNMNNVIARIDGTDGSQEKKNQVKGQAKALRAFCYLNIASFYQFSYLKDKTALTAPIYTEPSTISTAGKKRASLEEIYTLVKSDLVDADHLLKDYTRNNKDKINRSVVNGILARTYLNTGEWSKAAAAAKVAREGYSLMAPEKYKDGFNDINNAEWIWGHGQTQEQSGASYAFHYLDVSSSGSYYYSFMADPYFKDLFDSNDVRSQLFSWDGLKGREGLLRYAKFKFKTGLIADIVYMRAAEMYLIEAEAEARNGNVSQAVTVLNQLKSARMANVYSGSLAQSEVVKEVLIERRKELFGEGFSLSDIIRTQGTVVRKRFVDANGQPVKVQVTTPDGTVKTVDGRGHSVFAFPDQSAFVPNSSYYLFSIPQKEFENNPNL comes from the coding sequence ATGAAAAATTTAAAATATTTATCTTTTGCCTTCATCGCAGCATGGTCTCTTACAAGCTGTGAAAGTGAGCTCGCTACAGCTCCTACTGACCAGGCTAATGATTTAGAGGTTTTTAAAACTGCTGAAAGTGCTGAAACAGTAATTAACGGAACATGGGCGAGATTCAATGATGATGGGACCACCTATGCGAATATTGGATATTCTACCGTTCTTAGAGCCAGTGATGCGATGGGAAGCGATGTGGCAGTATTGACCAATAAGTACGGGTTTTCTTCTACGTATGCCTTTACTGAGATGGTCAACAACACAGCCAGCCGGCCGTTATTCATCTGGTCTATGCTGTATTCCACGATCAACAACATGAACAATGTTATTGCACGGATTGACGGGACTGATGGCAGCCAGGAAAAAAAGAACCAGGTAAAAGGGCAGGCAAAGGCTTTGCGTGCTTTCTGCTATCTGAACATAGCGAGCTTTTACCAGTTCAGCTACCTGAAGGATAAAACGGCCCTGACGGCTCCCATTTATACAGAACCCTCAACCATAAGCACAGCAGGAAAGAAGAGAGCCAGTCTGGAGGAGATTTATACATTGGTTAAAAGTGACCTCGTTGATGCAGACCACCTGTTAAAAGACTATACCAGAAATAATAAAGATAAGATCAACCGCTCCGTAGTGAACGGAATCTTGGCAAGAACCTACCTGAATACCGGGGAATGGAGTAAAGCCGCCGCTGCAGCGAAAGTGGCAAGAGAAGGGTATTCTTTGATGGCTCCTGAAAAGTATAAGGACGGTTTCAATGATATCAATAATGCAGAATGGATCTGGGGACATGGCCAGACTCAGGAACAATCGGGAGCAAGCTATGCTTTCCATTACCTGGATGTGTCATCTTCAGGAAGTTATTATTACAGTTTTATGGCTGACCCGTATTTTAAAGATCTGTTTGATTCCAATGATGTCAGGTCTCAGCTATTCTCATGGGACGGTCTTAAAGGCAGAGAAGGACTGCTGAGGTATGCTAAGTTTAAATTTAAAACAGGTCTTATTGCGGATATTGTATACATGAGGGCTGCAGAAATGTACCTGATCGAAGCTGAAGCAGAGGCCAGAAATGGAAACGTATCTCAGGCTGTAACGGTTTTAAACCAATTGAAATCGGCAAGAATGGCAAACGTCTATAGCGGGTCTCTGGCTCAGAGTGAGGTAGTGAAGGAAGTATTAATTGAAAGGAGAAAAGAACTTTTTGGAGAAGGATTCTCGCTTTCAGATATTATCAGAACACAGGGAACCGTAGTAAGAAAACGTTTTGTAGATGCTAACGGTCAACCTGTTAAAGTTCAGGTAACCACGCCGGACGGTACTGTGAAAACCGTTGATGGCAGGGGACATTCTGTTTTTGCATTCCCTGATCAGTCTGCTTTTGTTCCGAACAGCAGCTACTATCTGTTCAGCATTCCACAGAAAGAATTTGAAAATAACCCGAATTTATAG
- a CDS encoding RHS repeat-associated core domain-containing protein, which translates to MKLYDKKIQLFSSFILSLCSVLGFSQTILYQAETTSRTVQDPQTVVLAPGFRASSSSSNPFVAKIGPATENPGGGPTDSNAGSTSPSGIIETDNIKFHDTKGNVEVNQAGQLQFTLPIALPPGIKNVAPQINLMYTSGSGNGIAGYGWNISGITTISRIGKNIEQDGESKGIQLNYSDYYSFNGQRLILKSGEYGKDGAEYVTEKYSNIKIKSIGQNSGQTGPLYFEVTFEDGSQALYGLNADARTSLEYNINIWKDIQGNYISYNYVQGNGVTTIHSIAWGGNENLNKPHFNTIEFTYINRSLREQSYVSGVSLIQNNLLKEIKVTSNGNQFKKYKIEYANNNTNYLFANKITEYNSNNEPANPIIFENESDPAGVNSNLFRQDARFDNIRGDNVLSGDFNGDGKLDFLNEKTLMLGRLDGTGNFVNVNYSGTALSIGTYADANTPFSDQVLITGTINRNLKKGIIYFYKYVNNAFANIAIKEVDLSAYPQLFEAADPDELRCHFDGSTNRIDAKEVDFNGDGISELILMVKNEHMWTCQDYNSSYTWPETTGVDMNFYVDFKNNIFSLIDDANFYVDYKNTINIDLDGDGKTELLHRLPGILTFLTFNVQNSKFEKIYSDIQAGNSGYNGSLPPIIGDYNGDGKTDILVPVAEDSSDWNMYISSGKGFVNYYYSNLFLYKPSYTGSGRKFRNSLRSYWAPDLNKDGKSDFLVFESQKWFRDCLTCVNNPDSSYGFNYFRNTGVDSTGKPIFTFNYNINPKEATDTGNIEDEDINYSMYGEHYVPMFGSFRLSKLNTEFIILHKTKLITWNLDIKTDVISRIKSISQSGIKTQIDYSNLVNGNVYKSYYNTSPIFYPYANIIQNFNYYVVSTVTQGERRQEFRYRDLIGNLNGRGIIGFRQTARSTFFTDLFVNTKIWNGSEINPLNEGLPYKDWSIRTTDENKIFPDDISLNNYQLLSFKQYDYKIDKLLNGSVVTNTVDPINKPKIVTAINPAITVSKDFLNDIKTVNKVEEYDNLYFPKKSVKTINDGYAILTTQLEYYPPNTTPGSNYSIGKPKSKTDTNQAYGDTKSTKEEYTYENNLLKTLKVWNRDNTAYLLDSYNYDEFGNITEKTVSNSLDSQTQTSSNKYDDKGRFVTKKTDNLGLQTNIIYNDWGLVTKQTDPLGNTLVNEYDGWGKVLKSKTNLGGTTTNEYKKDQQYNSTVIQYDPDGNISKKYTNKWGQEYRTSIKALEQGYYISTDTQYDVLGRKKAESEPYGEGLSPWQWNVIEYNDLFYPAKVKTTALAMLNNWGQISSFSGKQVETFVSGTITTSTELNGYHRITYKTTDALGNTTSTTDPGGSIVFSYNAAGEQIKAQYAENIVTTKYDTWGRKSEFNDPSNGIYKYEYDGFGQPKKVISPKGTKEYIYNNLGQLISQKEISTADGGQATNKTISFVYDDKGRLVSKSGTSNGKPYSSNITYDPQGRILSSSESSNERYFIQKGITYDDKLRVTSYEKQLFSAGVLTKVQIENVYSAWNGDLYQIKDKNSGKILWELKNLDAKGHVIKAQLGAAEINQTYEPDGTLSQVNHGSAAKQHILRLSYTFNPIKNELESRSTDGDFYIPESFDYDDNNRLINWSNPVTGTKTQNAILNTYDAKGRILENNQVGKIKFENSTKIYQPTGMTLNAAGEQNYNNDLIQTITYNENNDPVFIDGMKGDITFQYGLTAMRQRVTYGGNFNADGNGKFTKFYNEDGSFEVTKDNITGKEKHILYIGGSPYESSIIYVKNYNETSASYKFLHKDYLGSILAISDEAGNKLEQRHFDAWGNLTHLQIGSGQIITDVNKIQEIVNTGGLLLERGYTSHEHFMEVGIIHMNGRLYDPLLRRFLNADENIQDAYNTQSYNKYGYVMNNPLMFNDPNGEIALPAAMLVAFAAAIVTSITGDYIMNRPVNIGSLYQSVTLAAMTSYLTFGVGELFRAGGQIANSLSQTSLIIARAGAHAITQGTLSYMQGGNFWSGALSGAFASASNDLLDLAVKHVGENNILRSDGFALFNGAVSGGVGSVLGGGNFWMGAGQGLMVTAFNFLAHKTSFHGIKFVDEDDNVIAKYATKKYNATIKVPYKSIGKGLNLNEMYKALPDIDVVGIGIGGDFTFAMGGGKSIEFVFFLDGVNAGSWSTFTAERGNIGISGQYSVYGILGDYFDDANLKSSDYTGYSFSVSSDVKKINNVGASSFWSPKNYEADKSGFKSMFDLSKRSWSGVNVSVGLGGGFQWSRTHTNFYK; encoded by the coding sequence ATGAAACTTTACGATAAGAAAATACAACTATTTTCATCATTTATACTGTCTTTATGTTCAGTTTTGGGATTTTCACAGACTATATTATATCAGGCAGAAACCACATCGCGCACAGTTCAGGATCCACAAACAGTGGTGTTAGCTCCAGGATTCCGTGCTTCTTCCAGTTCATCGAATCCCTTTGTTGCTAAGATTGGTCCTGCTACGGAAAATCCGGGAGGAGGACCAACTGATTCCAACGCAGGAAGTACAAGCCCTAGTGGTATAATTGAGACTGACAACATTAAATTTCATGATACAAAAGGAAATGTAGAAGTCAATCAGGCTGGCCAATTACAATTTACATTGCCTATAGCTCTTCCTCCAGGCATTAAGAATGTAGCTCCACAGATTAACCTAATGTATACTAGTGGCTCTGGAAACGGAATTGCTGGTTATGGATGGAATATTTCAGGAATTACAACTATCTCGAGAATTGGAAAAAATATTGAACAGGATGGAGAATCCAAGGGAATCCAATTAAATTATTCAGATTATTATAGCTTTAATGGACAAAGATTGATTCTAAAATCTGGAGAATATGGCAAAGATGGAGCAGAATATGTAACAGAGAAATATTCTAATATTAAGATAAAATCAATCGGACAAAATTCTGGACAAACCGGCCCTCTTTATTTTGAAGTAACTTTTGAAGATGGCTCTCAAGCCCTATATGGACTTAACGCGGACGCAAGAACTTCGCTTGAATACAACATTAATATATGGAAGGATATTCAAGGGAATTATATTTCTTATAATTATGTGCAGGGAAATGGAGTCACTACGATACACAGCATAGCATGGGGAGGAAATGAGAATTTAAATAAGCCTCATTTTAACACAATCGAGTTTACATATATCAATAGATCTTTAAGAGAACAATCTTATGTAAGTGGAGTAAGCCTTATACAGAATAACTTATTAAAAGAAATTAAAGTAACTTCAAATGGCAACCAATTTAAAAAGTATAAAATCGAGTATGCCAATAACAATACAAATTATCTATTTGCCAATAAAATAACTGAATACAATTCTAATAATGAGCCGGCAAATCCTATAATTTTCGAAAACGAGTCTGACCCAGCCGGTGTCAATAGTAACCTCTTCAGACAAGATGCCAGATTTGATAACATTAGGGGTGACAATGTTCTTTCCGGAGATTTTAATGGAGATGGAAAATTGGATTTCCTTAATGAAAAAACTTTGATGCTGGGAAGATTAGATGGGACTGGTAACTTTGTAAATGTTAATTACAGTGGAACAGCATTATCCATAGGAACATATGCTGATGCTAACACACCATTTAGCGATCAGGTATTGATAACAGGAACCATAAATAGAAATTTAAAGAAAGGCATTATTTACTTTTATAAATATGTTAATAATGCTTTTGCCAATATAGCAATCAAAGAAGTTGACCTGAGCGCTTATCCTCAGCTTTTTGAAGCTGCGGACCCAGATGAGCTTAGATGTCATTTTGACGGCAGCACCAATAGAATAGATGCAAAAGAAGTAGATTTCAATGGTGATGGTATATCTGAGCTAATTCTTATGGTCAAAAATGAGCATATGTGGACCTGTCAGGATTATAATTCCAGCTATACATGGCCGGAAACTACAGGTGTGGATATGAATTTCTATGTTGATTTTAAAAATAATATATTTTCTCTTATTGACGATGCTAATTTTTATGTTGATTATAAAAACACAATAAATATTGATCTTGATGGAGATGGGAAAACCGAGCTACTTCACAGATTACCCGGCATCTTAACATTTTTAACATTCAATGTTCAAAACTCTAAATTTGAGAAAATATATTCTGATATCCAGGCTGGAAATAGCGGATATAATGGCAGTCTTCCTCCAATCATAGGAGATTATAATGGTGATGGAAAAACAGACATTTTAGTCCCTGTAGCAGAAGATTCTTCTGATTGGAATATGTATATTTCTTCAGGAAAGGGGTTCGTTAATTATTACTACTCTAATCTTTTCTTATACAAACCTTCATATACAGGATCTGGAAGAAAATTCAGAAACAGCTTAAGATCTTACTGGGCACCGGATTTAAACAAAGATGGAAAAAGTGACTTTTTGGTATTTGAATCACAGAAGTGGTTTAGAGATTGTCTAACATGCGTAAATAATCCCGACTCAAGCTATGGGTTTAATTATTTTAGAAATACCGGCGTAGATTCTACAGGCAAACCTATTTTCACCTTTAATTATAATATAAATCCTAAGGAAGCTACAGATACTGGAAATATCGAAGATGAAGACATCAATTATTCAATGTATGGAGAGCACTATGTTCCTATGTTTGGATCTTTTAGATTGTCAAAACTAAACACTGAGTTTATTATTTTACATAAAACCAAATTAATTACATGGAACTTAGACATAAAAACAGATGTTATTTCAAGAATAAAATCTATCAGTCAAAGTGGAATTAAAACGCAAATTGATTATTCAAATTTAGTAAACGGAAATGTATATAAATCTTACTACAATACATCTCCTATTTTCTATCCATACGCCAATATTATTCAAAACTTCAACTACTATGTAGTCTCTACAGTTACTCAGGGAGAAAGAAGGCAGGAATTCAGATACAGGGATCTTATTGGAAACCTTAACGGAAGAGGGATAATAGGCTTTAGACAAACCGCAAGATCCACTTTTTTCACAGATCTATTTGTAAATACTAAAATATGGAATGGTTCCGAAATTAATCCATTAAACGAAGGGTTACCATATAAGGACTGGTCTATCAGAACTACCGATGAAAATAAAATTTTCCCGGATGATATTTCACTGAATAATTATCAATTATTATCGTTTAAGCAATATGACTATAAAATTGACAAGCTTTTAAATGGTAGCGTAGTCACAAATACAGTAGATCCTATTAATAAACCTAAAATTGTTACGGCAATCAATCCAGCTATTACTGTTTCAAAAGATTTTCTGAATGATATTAAAACCGTTAATAAGGTAGAAGAATATGACAATCTATATTTTCCAAAAAAATCTGTAAAAACTATCAATGATGGCTATGCTATTTTGACAACTCAGTTAGAGTACTATCCTCCCAATACAACTCCGGGAAGCAATTATAGTATTGGTAAACCTAAAAGCAAAACAGATACTAATCAAGCCTATGGGGATACTAAATCTACCAAAGAAGAATATACTTATGAAAACAACCTCTTAAAAACTCTTAAAGTCTGGAATAGAGATAATACAGCATACCTGTTAGATTCCTATAACTATGATGAGTTTGGAAATATCACAGAAAAAACAGTAAGCAACAGTCTGGATTCTCAAACTCAAACTTCAAGTAATAAATATGACGACAAGGGAAGATTTGTTACTAAAAAAACAGATAATCTAGGTTTACAAACTAATATTATTTACAATGATTGGGGACTTGTTACAAAACAAACCGATCCTCTTGGAAATACTTTAGTAAATGAATATGATGGTTGGGGAAAAGTTTTAAAGTCCAAAACTAATTTAGGAGGAACTACCACAAATGAATATAAAAAAGATCAACAATATAATTCCACAGTAATCCAGTACGACCCTGACGGAAATATTTCAAAAAAATACACCAACAAATGGGGACAAGAGTACAGAACAAGCATAAAAGCACTTGAACAAGGATATTATATTTCCACAGATACTCAATATGACGTCTTAGGAAGAAAAAAAGCTGAAAGCGAACCTTATGGTGAAGGGTTAAGTCCATGGCAATGGAATGTTATAGAATATAATGACTTATTCTATCCTGCCAAGGTTAAAACTACAGCATTGGCAATGCTTAATAATTGGGGACAAATTTCTTCTTTTTCCGGAAAACAGGTGGAAACATTTGTTTCAGGAACTATAACTACCTCCACGGAACTCAATGGATACCATAGGATTACTTACAAAACTACGGATGCTTTAGGAAATACCACATCCACAACTGATCCAGGAGGATCTATAGTTTTCTCCTACAATGCAGCAGGTGAACAAATCAAAGCTCAATATGCTGAAAATATTGTTACGACTAAATATGACACCTGGGGAAGAAAGTCAGAATTCAACGATCCTTCCAACGGAATTTATAAATATGAATATGATGGATTTGGACAGCCTAAAAAAGTTATCAGTCCTAAAGGAACAAAAGAATATATTTATAATAATCTGGGGCAATTAATCTCTCAGAAAGAAATTTCTACTGCTGATGGCGGACAGGCTACCAATAAAACAATATCGTTTGTATATGATGACAAAGGAAGGTTGGTTTCAAAATCAGGAACATCCAATGGAAAACCGTACAGTTCTAATATTACTTATGATCCACAAGGTAGAATCTTATCATCATCTGAAAGCAGTAATGAAAGATATTTTATTCAAAAAGGAATTACTTACGATGATAAGCTAAGGGTTACGTCTTATGAAAAGCAGCTATTCTCTGCCGGAGTATTAACTAAAGTCCAGATAGAAAATGTTTACAGTGCCTGGAATGGAGATTTATATCAGATCAAGGATAAAAACTCAGGGAAAATTTTATGGGAACTTAAAAATTTAGATGCAAAAGGACATGTTATCAAGGCTCAACTGGGAGCTGCTGAGATTAATCAAACGTATGAACCCGATGGTACTTTAAGTCAGGTAAATCATGGATCAGCAGCTAAACAACATATCTTAAGACTTTCATACACTTTTAATCCTATTAAAAATGAGCTGGAATCAAGAAGTACAGATGGAGATTTTTATATTCCAGAATCATTTGACTATGACGATAACAATAGGCTGATCAATTGGAGCAACCCAGTGACAGGAACTAAAACACAAAATGCAATCCTGAATACTTATGATGCAAAAGGAAGAATCTTAGAAAATAATCAGGTAGGAAAAATCAAATTTGAAAATTCAACTAAGATCTACCAACCAACAGGGATGACCTTAAATGCTGCAGGAGAACAAAATTATAATAATGACCTAATTCAAACGATCACTTATAATGAAAACAATGATCCTGTATTCATTGATGGAATGAAGGGTGATATAACCTTCCAATATGGACTGACTGCAATGAGACAAAGGGTTACTTACGGAGGTAATTTTAATGCTGACGGAAATGGAAAATTCACCAAATTCTATAATGAAGACGGAAGCTTCGAAGTAACAAAAGACAATATCACAGGTAAAGAAAAACATATTCTTTATATTGGTGGATCTCCTTACGAAAGCTCTATTATTTATGTTAAGAATTATAATGAAACATCAGCTTCCTATAAATTCTTGCATAAGGATTATTTAGGCAGTATCTTAGCCATTAGCGATGAAGCCGGAAACAAACTGGAACAAAGACACTTCGATGCTTGGGGTAACCTTACTCATCTTCAGATTGGCAGCGGGCAAATCATAACTGATGTAAATAAAATACAGGAAATTGTAAACACCGGAGGACTGTTATTGGAAAGAGGTTATACTTCTCATGAACATTTCATGGAAGTTGGAATCATTCATATGAATGGAAGATTATATGATCCGTTATTGAGGAGATTCTTAAATGCAGATGAAAATATTCAGGATGCATACAATACGCAGAGTTATAACAAATATGGATATGTAATGAATAATCCATTAATGTTTAATGACCCCAATGGTGAGATTGCACTTCCTGCCGCTATGCTTGTTGCATTTGCTGCCGCAATTGTTACCTCTATCACCGGTGATTATATTATGAACAGGCCAGTTAATATAGGAAGTTTATATCAATCGGTAACTCTTGCTGCTATGACCTCTTATTTAACATTTGGTGTAGGTGAGCTTTTTAGAGCAGGAGGCCAGATAGCAAATTCGTTAAGTCAAACAAGCCTGATCATTGCAAGAGCTGGAGCACATGCTATAACCCAGGGAACGCTTTCCTATATGCAAGGCGGAAACTTCTGGAGTGGAGCTTTAAGCGGAGCCTTTGCAAGTGCATCTAATGATTTATTAGATCTGGCTGTAAAACATGTAGGAGAAAATAATATACTTAGAAGTGATGGTTTTGCTCTATTCAATGGAGCTGTAAGTGGTGGTGTTGGTTCTGTACTTGGAGGTGGAAATTTCTGGATGGGCGCAGGACAGGGTCTAATGGTAACTGCTTTTAATTTTCTAGCGCATAAAACCTCCTTTCATGGAATTAAATTTGTTGATGAAGATGATAATGTCATCGCTAAATATGCAACAAAAAAATATAATGCAACTATTAAAGTTCCATATAAATCGATAGGAAAGGGGTTAAATTTGAACGAAATGTATAAAGCTCTACCAGACATAGATGTAGTAGGAATTGGTATTGGTGGTGACTTTACTTTCGCAATGGGAGGAGGAAAATCAATTGAGTTCGTATTTTTCCTTGATGGTGTAAACGCAGGCAGCTGGAGTACCTTCACCGCAGAAAGAGGAAATATTGGTATTTCTGGACAATATAGTGTTTATGGTATCTTGGGAGATTATTTTGATGATGCTAACTTAAAATCTAGCGACTATACTGGATACTCATTTTCAGTTTCTTCTGATGTAAAAAAGATTAATAATGTTGGAGCAAGTTCCTTTTGGTCACCAAAAAATTATGAAGCTGATAAATCGGGCTTTAAATCAATGTTTGATTTATCTAAAAGATCTTGGTCTGGGGTTAATGTTTCTGTAGGTTTAGGAGGTGGATTTCAATGGAGCCGTACACATACTAATTTTTATAAATAA
- a CDS encoding cell wall anchor protein, which produces MKTQLFSIALLVSSLTFAQNAAGLTVHDTRTINDLPSAYSNIVKAEFKSRDAVGVPGIGNYSGMLTIAPWFDNSGNKRHQLNFNDGGIFYRNGLFTSTQWGNWSKLLIQSSEGKVKIGNNDPDTNTAALLRIYDKDDVMMEVANSYGTFQIAKSGCNGCYGGTTGDTVLRNLGQTHNIIIAQPNNNNDGNSFVGFQDAYRGIWIKFLNNGIAKFDGKIHAKEIEVKANVWADYVFKKDYQLKSLEDVEKHIIEKGHLPNIPATQEVLENGINVAEMNSKLLEKIEELTLYSIDQNKQIKQQAEQLKQLQNENEVLKAQSAKIEKLEQQVQQLLSTQK; this is translated from the coding sequence ATGAAAACACAATTATTTTCGATTGCACTGTTAGTGTCATCATTAACATTCGCACAAAATGCAGCAGGTCTAACCGTTCACGATACTAGAACGATCAATGATTTACCCTCTGCCTATAGTAATATAGTTAAGGCAGAATTTAAATCCAGAGATGCAGTGGGGGTTCCAGGAATAGGAAACTATTCGGGTATGTTAACAATTGCTCCTTGGTTTGATAATTCAGGGAACAAACGTCATCAGCTTAATTTTAATGATGGGGGTATTTTTTATAGAAATGGTTTATTTACAAGTACTCAATGGGGAAACTGGAGCAAACTGCTAATACAATCAAGTGAAGGAAAAGTAAAAATTGGTAATAATGATCCTGACACAAATACTGCTGCTTTATTAAGGATATATGATAAAGATGATGTTATGATGGAAGTTGCCAATTCATATGGTACATTTCAGATTGCCAAATCTGGATGTAATGGTTGCTACGGAGGCACGACAGGTGATACGGTTTTAAGAAATCTGGGACAGACTCATAACATTATTATCGCTCAGCCAAACAATAATAATGACGGTAATTCCTTCGTAGGATTTCAGGATGCTTACCGAGGGATATGGATCAAATTTCTCAACAATGGAATTGCCAAATTCGATGGTAAAATCCATGCTAAAGAAATTGAAGTGAAAGCCAATGTATGGGCAGATTATGTCTTTAAAAAAGATTACCAATTAAAATCTTTAGAGGATGTTGAAAAACATATTATTGAAAAAGGACATTTGCCTAATATCCCAGCAACCCAGGAAGTACTCGAAAACGGAATTAACGTTGCCGAAATGAATTCCAAGCTTCTTGAGAAAATTGAAGAATTAACTCTTTATTCGATTGACCAAAATAAACAAATAAAGCAACAGGCAGAACAGCTTAAACAGCTTCAAAATGAAAATGAAGTTTTAAAAGCTCAATCTGCCAAAATTGAAAAACTGGAACAACAGGTTCAACAACTCTTATCAACACAAAAATAA
- a CDS encoding DUF6660 family protein, protein MNLLRWILAIYFMALSLMPCEDMSGPLDSGEKKISLTIHGVHSVEKGDVCSPLCACSCCQITVSAFKMDPLLEIPEQIPAYFSKKILFQKNGFAYQVYDHVWQPPKI, encoded by the coding sequence ATGAATCTGTTAAGATGGATACTGGCAATTTATTTCATGGCGTTATCATTGATGCCATGTGAAGATATGTCCGGACCGTTAGATTCAGGGGAAAAGAAAATCTCATTAACGATCCACGGGGTACACTCTGTTGAAAAAGGGGACGTTTGTTCACCGCTTTGTGCCTGCAGCTGTTGTCAAATCACGGTTTCAGCATTTAAAATGGATCCGCTATTAGAAATTCCCGAGCAGATCCCTGCTTATTTTTCAAAGAAAATTCTATTCCAGAAGAATGGTTTTGCCTATCAGGTGTATGACCACGTCTGGCAGCCTCCTAAAATTTAA